Within the Rosa rugosa chromosome 2, drRosRugo1.1, whole genome shotgun sequence genome, the region attcttctttatgcttgcttaaagcattccaccttagaacctgaagttctaattgtgcagactcggACCGTAAGTTTCGAGTATATGAACAATTTATCGAAGAGCTTTaacctcaaacctgaagttTTGAGGGAATTATATTGACACCAATTTTTACATAAGCATATACTCAACCATTGGTTTATGATgaatgagtatgagtatacCCTTTGAATACAAGTACGTCATTTCATTAATTTAATTACGTCAATATCAATTTTTTCCTTGTCATTAGTTTCGAGAAAGTGATCCATTAAACTCAAATTCATGATCGagaattttgtaattaaaagagatcaaAACCTGTAGtttcttgatccttaattacataaggacttgaagttcctcaaCGATCATACTCACCAGATGACGTTCTAAAGTCCCTCACTTATAAGGTATGATCGTGAAGCTAATCATCTCAGATCTTCATATCTGATTACTGGTTCCAGAAGAGCACATAATATTATTACCAAAGATGTACAATCTCGCACTACCATGGTTTCATTGTATAGTAAGAAAGCCGATTGACATGGTTACACCATGAAATGCCACCAAaagtggatcatggcaagagaAAAATCATGAGTCAATGCAAATACTGCCCTCACATTCATACATGTGAGGAAATTGAGATATTGGGTATGTGTCGCCTATGGTACACTATATGGTAGATGTTTATCAAGCCATTTTTAAAATGACACTAGTCAAATTTAATTGCattgactaataagaacattgagattCATCTCACATGCCTGACGTCTTTTGCTTACAATAAGCAAATTGAAAGCATTATCGTGTTATTTCACAAATTTATTGTAACCTCTTGAGAAATGAGACTCTAGCTATTTCATTTCATGTGGGAGTCAACAACATTCACGTTAATCTCTTCATCAGTCCACTATATAAACCTAGCAATATTAACGTGGAGGACACACAGAAAAGGAGGAAAAGATAGTTGAGGCCCTGCTGCAAGCAAGAAGAATTCAACAGCATGCGTTCATCACAAAGGTTGAGACTCCCTCTCTTCCATGATCTTCACTTTCTTTGTGTTCACAGGTTTTTCAACGATGCCATGTAAAAGGAAAACATGCCGGAGCAGCGTCTCCGATGAACATGCCGGGCAGCGTTCTGAAGAACCATGTCGGGCAGCATCCCAATGACTCATGCCGGGAAGAGTCGCGATGACTCATGCCGGGCAGCGTCTCCGATGGTCTATAAACAGAACAGTCATTAAAAAGGACTTGCCTTTTAAACACCAACACGAACAATCTCCCTTCCTCCCTCGTTTCTTTTTCAAATCACCATACCATATAGCCTGTCCCAAATTCCATGCTTTCTTCCCAAAAGCACCAACTCAAAtgacagaaaaaaataaaaataaacaaagtcTAAATAGACAGAGACTCACTGAAACTCTGGAATCTTGACTGCAGCTGCTGTCCTTGCCTTATACCTGCACAAAAGGGGTTATCAAAATTAAAATCTTTAAAGTTGCAGCAAGAGGAGTTGACAAAGcacaaagaaaaatattttcggtgcaaagaaactaaaagaaaaggACAGAAGACTCACCTTTGAATCAAAATTCTGGAACTCCGGAATTTGTGACACCACAGCTCCTGTACTTGATTTGTACctgcataaaaaaaataataacaaggtTTTGTAAAATTAACGAAAGCCTTGAAATTGCAGCAGTTGGTAATACAAAAATGAACCAAAAGTATTCTATTTGATCGTTTGGTGGTGGCTCTATATTAAACAAATGAGATCAAATGACAATTGTAGGAGTCACCAAAGTACGAAgcaaaaaagcaaagaaaaagggAGCAAGAATGATATTCTGGTGGCATTTGCAGAAGGGAGTTCCATCAAATTGCACAAGTACTACGagattgacaaaagcaaaatgacaAGCATGCGTTCTTGGGTACGATGTGTCGAGTTACAAGCTTGATGAGGTGCTGccatagagaaaaaaaaaaaaaagtttggcGGTGGTTTTATAATCAAGTTTGAAGAGTCAATAAGAGCTTGGCGGTGGCTCCAGTTTTGAACATGAAGGTTTCAAATAAATGAAATCAATGAGAACAAGACAATTGCAGAGGTTGACAAAGTAGAcaatataaaaggaaaaagaaggatGGTCGTTCTGATGGTGTCGCAGACCAAAGCATAGCCTAATCAAACTATGAAAGACAAAGGTTTAATTAGCATATCCAACTCTTGTACTGGGATTGTGAGCAAAACAAAGAAGGTCAGTGTTTATCAATTCAAGTCAATTGGATTTGGCCTCACCCACAATGTGTCGATCTTCGAATTGGATGGCTCCCCGATGCACAGAGCTCCACTCTTTCCAAAATTGCTGTAAAATGCTATGGAAGAAGAATGGATGTCAGTATCTAGCCTTCTGAATTATAGAGCTAAAAGCGAATGCAGGGAGAGAGGTTTACCTGATTCTTCACAGAGAAAAGCAACTCGCCAAGTTTCAAGCTTCGAGTATTGAGAGACTTTCCGTTGAAGACCCATGCATGTATTTCCCTCTCCGAATTGATTTCGGACTTCGAGTCCATCTCTAATTCGACCTAGTAATGGTACAAACCCAAGGTTTGGGGATAAGACGAACTGACGAAGCACTAGGAGAAttgaaaaaatatgaaaaaaaaattgcagctGGGTGTCCTTATCAGATTTGGGCCTCCAAGAAGGCTGGGCCGCTGAGAAGTCTTTGAGGGGTGTCTGTCCTGATGCCCAAAATAAAAGTTTATGCATATCTCTGGATTCTAAATCGTGACTCAGAGTTCACTCGGTGCATTGAGGGCCTCAATATTAAATTTGGGGCCAAGAAAGCTTCATGAATCGAGAAATATGATTCGCGAGGATACAAAAGAAGCCCATTTCAAAATTTGGGCCCGTTGGAAGAATTCTGCGCAACATATGTGGCTTGATCCCTCCCGGGGTATGTAGGCAACCTGTAAAACAACCCAGGTGCAACCGCAATTTTTCACAAACACACACATCTCCATATGTTGACTTTGTATTTGGAATCAAAGGGTTTTTCCCTTAAAGtgagggattgtaattaagagattATTGTCATCTTGAATGGGTAGAACCTGACATAATAAAAGCTCTATTTTTATCAATAAGGTcttaaacaaaaatatatagCTCACTGTTTTTGATACATCAACATTGCACTAGTGCAGAATGCCTCAAACATATATAACATATTGCTTCAATATGAAATCAAGCTTAAATTAATCTACATGAAGTCAAAACAAGTCAAAGCCATCATGAAATCCATCTTCATAAGCTCGAAGCAGTTTTACCATGAACTTATGGAAAACTACTGATAATATTACTATCAGTATGACTATAGAATTAGATAGCATGCATTtgatataactatatatatatatgcactgaATGATGCAAAGAAATATTTGGAATTTtgaatccattttttttttccttctaagTTTTAAATATTGACACGTATAAATTGCATGTAGTAGTCTAACGAAAGTATTTGTTATAGGCGGTAATGCTTCCTTTTTGGCATCAgaattgtttttttcttcttcctcttttggCAGGAAGAGGAGGATTAGCAGCCTTAGTCGATTAATGTCTTCTATTTATGAGAGTATGACTATGTATTTAATTTGTTCTTATGTTGAGTGCAGCTTTAAGTTGAGTAATAGATTTCAGTTTTCACCAGTTATGTAAACTCAATCTTGATTTTGTTCATGTGTTCAATCTTTGAGGATGGATATGTAGGCTAACCAGAAAAGAACAAGTTTGATATGACATTAAGCTACAAAATATGGGTTTTTGCCAACTTTTGAATTGGGTAGATAGTTGAGGTTGACCCTAATGTTGGTGTAGCTGATTTATGCCatggaaaaaaggaaaagatgtTAGAACTTGCTCCGTTCTATTGCTGTAAATCTATCTTAGCATGAACACAAGTAAACAAACATTTCTATGTAAATATATGTGGGAGTGCAGCAATGATGGTAATTAGCATTTAGGATTGATATGCCAGTCGTTTCCTAATATAGGACTGAAACATCACATATATCCTGATATCTGTAAAGTATATAAACTGTATGATATGTAAAGCAACATAAATGAAATCACCGTGCACCATCAGATTCTGCATTTAGGCTTGGGATTGAAGTCGCTATATCAATCCTGTATCTGCAGAGTACATAAACACCAGAAAACAGATAGAACTGACCTTCTTGACACAGTTGAGTTTTCCATCTTAGTCTTATCCTGATTTCACCTTTAGTATCCTCTTAGTGATGGGACTAATTGATGAGAATGATTCGTGCATCAGAATGGACCAAAATATCTGATATATAAAGCATTGTATTGtcagtttcttccatcaagaaactgaCATTAATGCATCCCAACTGCTTTTTCAAAAAACCAGATAAACTCTCATGAGTCATAACTGTATTTatgaatttcaaattctaacGGATGTGATAAGTTGGACCAAAATGATTTTCTTATGTCCTTAACTTATACTTGACATTTGAATTCAAAACTAAATCATATATGAATATATACTTAGGTTCTACACAATGTCGGGTTCATTAAGTTTTCTTACAAAAGAGAGCAGAGAAAGAAATTGGTGTGGTTGAATGTTGTTGGCTTAAGGATTGAGGAGTCTCTTAAACTTTGTTGTAGTAGCGCATGGTTTTCAAAATTTCATCAATAAACTTGAAGATGACAGAATAGAACAAGTTCGATATGACATTAAGCCACACAATGTGGGCTTTTGCCAACTTTTGAAGTGGGAAGATAGTTGaatccatttcttttcttcttcttttttttccttctaatttttaaatattgacaTGTATAAATTGCATGTAGTAGTCTAACAAAAGTATTTGTTATAGGCGGTAATGCTTTCTTTTTGGCATCAgaattgtttttttcttcttcctcttttggCAGGAAGAGGAGGATTAGCAGCCTTAGTCGATTAATGTCTTCTATTTATGAGAGTATGACTATGTATTTAATTTGTTCTTATGTTGAGTGCAGCTTTAAGTTGAGTAAAAGATTTCAGTTTTCACCAATTATGTAAACTCAATCTTGATTTTGTTCATGTGTTCAATCTTTGAGGATGGATATGCAGGCTAACCAGAAAATAAC harbors:
- the LOC133732807 gene encoding uncharacterized protein LOC133732807 isoform X7, yielding MDSKSEINSEREIHAWVFNGKSLNTRSLKLGELLFSVKNQHFTAILERVELCASGSHPIRRSTHCGYKSSTGAVVSQIPEFQNFDSKV
- the LOC133732807 gene encoding uncharacterized protein LOC133732807 isoform X6 produces the protein MDSKSEINSEREIHAWVFNGKSLNTRSLKLGELLFSVKNQQFWKEWSSVHRGAIQFEDRHIVGTNQVQELWCHKFRSSRILIQRYKARTAAAVKIPEFHMEFGTGYMVW
- the LOC133732807 gene encoding uncharacterized protein LOC133732807 isoform X1, with amino-acid sequence MHKLLFWASGQTPLKDFSAAQPSWRPKSDKDTQLQFFFHIFSILLVLRQFVLSPNLGFVPLLGRIRDGLEVRNQFGEGNTCMGLQRKVSQYSKLETWRVAFLCEESAILERVELCASGSHPIRRSTHCTNQVQELWCHKFRSSRILIQRYKARTAAAVKIPEFQPSETLPGMSHRDSSRHESLGCCPTWFFRTLPGMFIGDAAPACFPFTWHR
- the LOC133732807 gene encoding uncharacterized protein LOC133732807 isoform X3 → MHKLLFWASGQTPLKDFSAAQPSWRPKSDKDTQLQFFFHIFSILLVLRQFVLSPNLGFVPLLGRIRDGLEVRNQFGEGNTCMGLQRKVSQYSKLETWRVAFLCEESAFYSNFGKSGALCIGEPSNSKIDTLYKSSTGAVVSQIPEFQNFDSKV
- the LOC133732807 gene encoding uncharacterized protein LOC133732807 isoform X4, with translation MDSKSEINSEREIHAWVFNGKSLNTRSLKLGELLFSVKNQHFTAILERVELCASGSHPIRRSTHCTNQVQELWCHKFRSSRILIQRYKARTAAAVKIPEFQPSETLPGMSHRDSSRHESLGCCPTWFFRTLPGMFIGDAAPACFPFTWHR
- the LOC133732807 gene encoding uncharacterized protein LOC133732807 isoform X5 — protein: MDSKSEINSEREIHAWVFNGKSLNTRSLKLGELLFSVKNQQFWKEWSSVHRGAIQFEDRHIVGTNQVQELWCHKFRSSRILIQRYKARTAAAVKIPEFQPSETLPGMSHRDSSRHESLGCCPTWFFRTLPGMFIGDAAPACFPFTWHR
- the LOC133732807 gene encoding uncharacterized protein LOC133732807 isoform X2, with product MHKLLFWASGQTPLKDFSAAQPSWRPKSDKDTQLQFFFHIFSILLVLRQFVLSPNLGFVPLLGRIRDGLEVRNQFGEGNTCMGLQRKVSQYSKLETWRVAFLCEESAILERVELCASGSHPIRRSTHCTNQVQELWCHKFRSSRILIQRYKARTAAAVKIPEFHMEFGTGYMVW